One segment of Pontibacter akesuensis DNA contains the following:
- a CDS encoding peroxiredoxin family protein encodes MKKLIRRGCLLFALLGLYPASQALAQKVAGSKQTGAEAVTLKPSKVSTSAAARPAKAESITAEPSKANAAAAETIAVAPSAVQKQSTTISIGGGTGKELSKAEIDSLVDAGVIKIMTHEEMLDMKRVREEKFLAMVNKPAPAFTATDLNGKTYTLEQLKGKTVVLNFWFIGCKPCVLEMPHLNEVVAKYKPEEVVFLAFALDQEPDLRQFLEKHSFNYNIVPDAGKTARDTFGVNAFPTSMVINKAGVLQSYLVGYSEDVGEQLTGMIEKARQHK; translated from the coding sequence ATGAAAAAGTTAATCAGAAGAGGATGCCTGTTGTTTGCGTTGCTGGGCCTTTATCCGGCTTCGCAAGCACTGGCCCAGAAAGTAGCAGGCAGCAAGCAGACAGGTGCAGAAGCCGTAACCCTTAAACCCTCTAAAGTAAGCACAAGTGCTGCCGCAAGGCCGGCCAAGGCAGAAAGTATTACAGCGGAACCCTCCAAAGCGAATGCCGCGGCAGCGGAAACAATAGCAGTGGCTCCCAGTGCCGTGCAAAAGCAGAGCACCACCATAAGTATAGGCGGTGGAACAGGCAAAGAGTTAAGCAAGGCAGAAATTGACAGCCTGGTTGATGCGGGCGTTATCAAGATAATGACGCATGAGGAAATGCTGGATATGAAGCGTGTGCGGGAGGAGAAGTTCTTAGCCATGGTGAATAAGCCTGCCCCGGCGTTTACGGCCACTGACCTGAATGGCAAAACCTATACTTTAGAACAGCTGAAAGGGAAGACGGTCGTGTTGAACTTCTGGTTTATCGGCTGCAAACCCTGTGTATTGGAGATGCCCCACCTGAACGAGGTAGTGGCCAAGTATAAACCAGAGGAGGTAGTGTTCCTGGCGTTCGCGCTCGATCAGGAGCCGGATCTGCGTCAGTTTCTCGAGAAGCACTCTTTTAACTACAACATTGTGCCAGATGCAGGCAAAACAGCCCGTGACACCTTCGGGGTGAATGCCTTCCCCACAAGTATGGTGATTAACAAGGCCGGTGTGCTGCAGAGTTACCTTGTAGGCTACAGCGAAGATGTGGGCGAGCAACTAACAGGTATGATAGAGAAAGCAAGGCAGCACAAGTAG
- a CDS encoding T9SS type A sorting domain-containing protein: protein MMNLNGKTMNFISTLETMAKLALALLLALLPLHQLLAQESSSEKTKELRVKIVRELNGQTQVTDTVVQAQDQDQEVLINSLRALKTDTALARRLRTNLGGTFRFDTTVVVKDIKKRIYSSSGAALDTAEFRRLHGDKIKVYKLDKALNTADRQVFVNRIRTQDTTMYRRLQEEGAIFYLNGDSLKGIHHFEVVNGAETVEIGSGNPAVFLRAAKNKDGVFLIHRDSAALNHLNPTRIAKIVVQRGNVISLDSLRGAGVKKVQIKISKDKETGAQKVYKIDEQGNEVEMKGDYLKLDHGDARITIIMKARVEDITAADKEALKEAGASVETKPRNELHVEEISFYPNPNNGRFNLSFKLDKRSTTRVSVMDSQGKEVFVDTVAEPAGEYNRQIDLTPFGPGLYYLQIAQGKKYHTKRILVK, encoded by the coding sequence ATGATGAATCTAAACGGCAAAACGATGAATTTTATTTCCACCTTAGAAACCATGGCGAAACTGGCGCTAGCCCTTCTGCTGGCGCTTTTACCACTCCACCAACTCCTGGCGCAGGAAAGTAGCAGCGAAAAAACAAAGGAACTGCGCGTCAAGATAGTCCGGGAACTGAACGGTCAGACGCAGGTAACGGACACCGTGGTGCAGGCACAGGACCAGGACCAGGAAGTGCTCATCAACTCCCTTAGAGCCCTCAAAACCGATACGGCACTGGCCCGCCGGCTGCGCACGAACCTTGGCGGCACGTTCCGGTTCGACACTACAGTGGTAGTTAAAGATATCAAAAAGAGGATCTACAGCAGTTCAGGTGCGGCGTTAGACACTGCTGAGTTCCGAAGGCTGCACGGGGATAAAATTAAAGTCTATAAGCTGGATAAAGCACTAAATACTGCCGACAGGCAAGTGTTTGTGAATCGCATCAGGACGCAGGACACAACCATGTACCGTCGTTTGCAGGAGGAGGGTGCTATTTTTTATCTAAACGGGGATAGCTTGAAAGGCATACATCATTTTGAAGTAGTTAACGGTGCGGAAACCGTAGAGATAGGGTCCGGAAATCCGGCGGTATTCTTACGAGCAGCCAAAAACAAGGACGGCGTGTTCCTGATTCACCGGGACTCTGCCGCGCTCAACCACCTGAATCCCACACGAATTGCAAAGATTGTTGTGCAGCGTGGCAACGTGATCAGCTTGGATTCTTTGAGGGGGGCAGGTGTGAAGAAAGTGCAGATCAAGATATCGAAAGACAAAGAAACGGGTGCGCAGAAAGTCTACAAAATAGATGAGCAGGGCAACGAGGTGGAGATGAAAGGGGACTACCTGAAACTGGACCACGGCGATGCCCGCATTACGATCATTATGAAGGCCAGGGTAGAGGATATCACCGCAGCCGATAAGGAAGCACTAAAGGAAGCGGGTGCCTCTGTCGAGACAAAGCCGCGAAATGAGCTGCACGTGGAGGAAATCAGCTTTTACCCCAACCCAAACAACGGGCGCTTTAACCTTAGCTTTAAGCTGGACAAGAGGAGCACCACCCGGGTAAGCGTAATGGACAGCCAGGGGAAAGAAGTATTTGTGGATACTGTGGCAGAGCCTGCAGGAGAGTACAACCGGCAGATCGATCTCACACCTTTCGGACCAGGACTATACTACCTGCAAATTGCGCAGGGGAAAAAATATCACACCAAAAGGATATTAGTGAAATAA
- a CDS encoding alpha/beta fold hydrolase translates to MQNKSLLTLLLTCLLCLSAQAQIPKTLNATLDGYKYPYEVKYFEAEVEGEKYKMAYMDVAPTRQVQNPQTVLLLHGKNFFGAYWGQTIKFLTENGFRVIVPDQVGFGKSEKPEVYYSFHQLAQNTKELLEHLGVKRTAVVGHSMGGMVATRFALLYPEMTTKLVLENSIGLEDYRLFVPYKTLNDLYQEELKRTPESIRKYHQTYYTAWKPAYEEWVNVPAAQIGHPDYPKVAQASALTYAMIYQQPVVYEFDELKVPTLLVIGQEDRTIVGKGYIQDKQKLQEHGQYPQLGKQTAKAIPNARLVELKGVGHIPHLEAPEKFEQALLQFLKQ, encoded by the coding sequence ATGCAAAATAAAAGTTTACTGACGCTGCTTTTGACTTGCCTGCTTTGCCTAAGCGCACAGGCGCAAATTCCGAAAACCTTGAATGCCACGCTGGATGGCTACAAGTACCCTTATGAGGTGAAATACTTTGAGGCCGAGGTAGAAGGCGAGAAGTATAAAATGGCTTACATGGATGTGGCGCCTACCAGGCAGGTGCAAAACCCCCAAACGGTACTGCTCCTGCACGGCAAGAACTTCTTCGGGGCTTACTGGGGCCAGACAATTAAATTCCTCACTGAAAATGGCTTTCGGGTAATCGTGCCGGATCAGGTGGGTTTCGGCAAGTCTGAAAAGCCGGAAGTATACTACAGCTTCCACCAACTGGCCCAAAATACGAAGGAGCTGCTGGAGCACCTAGGGGTAAAAAGAACAGCCGTGGTGGGTCACTCCATGGGCGGCATGGTGGCTACGCGGTTTGCCTTGCTTTACCCGGAGATGACAACGAAGCTGGTGCTGGAAAATTCCATAGGGCTGGAGGATTACCGCCTGTTCGTACCATACAAAACGCTGAACGATCTGTACCAGGAAGAGCTGAAGCGCACGCCGGAATCTATCCGCAAATACCATCAAACCTATTATACCGCCTGGAAACCTGCTTATGAGGAGTGGGTAAACGTGCCGGCCGCGCAAATTGGCCATCCGGATTATCCTAAAGTTGCCCAGGCATCGGCATTAACGTATGCCATGATTTACCAGCAGCCGGTGGTGTATGAGTTCGATGAGCTGAAGGTGCCCACACTGCTGGTGATCGGGCAGGAAGACCGCACCATTGTAGGTAAAGGCTACATCCAGGACAAGCAGAAGCTGCAGGAGCATGGGCAGTACCCGCAACTAGGCAAGCAAACAGCCAAGGCTATTCCGAACGCAAGGCTGGTGGAACTGAAGGGGGTGGGGCATATCCCGCACCTGGAGGCTCCCGAAAAGTTTGAGCAGGCGCTGCTTCAGTTTCTAAAGCAGTAG
- a CDS encoding DUF547 domain-containing protein — MMKKTFLYLFLLFVPAAVILPVSSASAAAVTQDNFYTSTTELLQRHVKQGQVNYRSLQQDGQKLKQLVQQVAAYNLSNASAAERKAFYINAYNLLVLQQVLEHYPLKSVMDVKGFFDGNKYKVAGESLTLNQLEKQKLLEPFNDARVHFAVVCAAKSCPPLLSEAYTPQKVEQQLQAQAERTLQGKQFIKVQPQNRKVLVSEIFNWYKSDFGSSNNSILAYINRYRTQAVPKNYDLGYYTYNWQLNDISGK, encoded by the coding sequence ATGATGAAAAAGACCTTCCTATACTTGTTTTTACTTTTTGTTCCCGCTGCTGTTATACTTCCCGTATCAAGCGCTTCTGCCGCTGCGGTTACCCAGGATAACTTTTATACCTCCACCACAGAGCTGTTGCAGCGGCACGTAAAGCAGGGGCAGGTAAATTACAGGAGCCTGCAGCAGGACGGACAGAAGCTAAAACAACTTGTGCAGCAGGTAGCTGCCTATAATCTGAGCAATGCCTCCGCTGCTGAAAGAAAAGCTTTTTACATTAACGCCTACAACCTGCTGGTACTGCAGCAGGTGCTGGAGCATTATCCGTTAAAATCGGTGATGGACGTGAAAGGCTTTTTTGACGGGAACAAGTATAAAGTTGCCGGGGAGAGCCTGACGCTAAACCAATTGGAGAAGCAAAAGCTGCTGGAGCCATTTAATGATGCGCGGGTTCATTTCGCCGTGGTATGTGCCGCTAAGTCGTGCCCGCCCTTGCTTAGCGAGGCCTACACCCCGCAAAAGGTAGAGCAGCAGTTGCAGGCACAGGCCGAGCGTACACTGCAAGGTAAGCAGTTCATAAAGGTACAGCCCCAAAACCGTAAAGTACTGGTGTCAGAGATCTTCAACTGGTACAAGAGCGATTTTGGCAGCTCTAACAATAGCATTCTCGCCTATATAAACCGCTATCGCACACAAGCCGTTCCTAAGAATTACGACCTGGGATACTATACTTATAATTGGCAGCTGAACGATATATCAGGCAAATGA